The following are encoded together in the Pseudomonadota bacterium genome:
- a CDS encoding oxidoreductase, whose product MGKLKVALYWASSCGGCDIATLAIGEKILDVAAAADIVFWPVAMDFKYKDIEQMADKSIDACLFNGAIRSTEDEHVAKMLRSKSKIMIAYGSCAYEGCIPGLANLFSTNSLFDRAYIDTPSTVNEEKVYPQAKVQVPEGELELPRLFSSVRALNQIIDVDYYVPGCPPEPKTTWLALEALVSGNLPEKGSIISHSSKALCDECPLPKEGKKVKKFFRPHQIIADPTKCLLDQGLLCYGVATRGGCGAMCPQGGMPCTGCYGPVEGVVDQGLHFLTALGSLIDSTDTEEIARITDEIVDPAGTFYRYSLPVSIMRRAKTL is encoded by the coding sequence ATGGGTAAGTTGAAAGTAGCACTCTACTGGGCAAGCAGTTGCGGCGGATGTGATATTGCCACACTTGCCATCGGAGAGAAGATACTTGACGTGGCAGCGGCTGCAGACATTGTTTTCTGGCCCGTGGCCATGGATTTTAAGTACAAAGATATTGAACAAATGGCTGATAAAAGCATTGATGCATGTCTTTTTAATGGAGCAATTCGAAGCACCGAAGATGAGCATGTAGCAAAAATGCTTCGCTCAAAATCAAAGATCATGATTGCTTATGGCTCCTGTGCCTATGAGGGCTGCATTCCCGGCCTTGCAAATCTATTCAGCACAAATTCTCTTTTTGATCGTGCCTATATTGATACACCATCTACTGTTAATGAGGAAAAGGTCTATCCACAGGCAAAAGTACAGGTTCCTGAAGGAGAACTCGAACTGCCCAGGCTTTTCAGTTCAGTCCGGGCACTCAACCAGATAATCGATGTAGACTATTATGTACCTGGCTGCCCCCCGGAGCCAAAAACCACCTGGCTTGCCCTGGAGGCTTTAGTATCTGGGAATCTGCCTGAAAAAGGGAGTATTATCAGTCATTCAAGCAAGGCGCTCTGCGATGAATGCCCCCTGCCGAAGGAAGGCAAAAAAGTAAAGAAATTTTTCAGGCCTCATCAGATCATTGCAGACCCGACAAAGTGTCTCCTCGACCAGGGATTGCTCTGTTACGGAGTTGCCACGCGTGGTGGATGCGGAGCCATGTGTCCTCAAGGAGGAATGCCATGCACCGGCTGTTATGGGCCTGTTGAAGGCGTTGTTGATCAGGGTCTCCACTTTTTGACAGCTCTGGGATCTCTCATAGATTCTACTGATACTGAGGAAATAGCTCGGATTACCGATGAAATTGTCGATCCTGCCGGAACATTTTATCGTTATAGTCTGCCTGTGTCAATAATGAGGAGGGCGAAAACACTATGA